A genomic segment from Diospyros lotus cultivar Yz01 chromosome 5, ASM1463336v1, whole genome shotgun sequence encodes:
- the LOC127801393 gene encoding disease resistance protein RPV1-like isoform X2: MAATTDQAASSSMSQCAYHVFLSFRGKDIRKTFIDHLHTALEQAGIHSFRDDDEIEKGEDIESELRRAIQQSRVSVIVFSKNYASSGWCLDELVNILQQRKTTGQVVLPVFYDADPSHVMNQTGTFGEAFARHEEEANAETDERKKEWMDRVKRWKEALVEVVNLGEKILQSNSFEHESLFIQEIVQEIGKKLNRTVFMVAQYPVGLDRRVKKINLWLQDGSSDAVIGVIHGMGGMGKTTIAKTIYNLNFERFKYRSFLADIREASKRPNGLVRLQTQLLEDILKGRKQKIQSVDDGIIKMKNAICGRKVFIVLDDVDQLDQLNAVFGMQDWLYPGSKVIVTTRNERLIKAHGTCKMFKVDQMDNKESFDLFCWHAFGKARPDEGYMELSLNVLQYCGGIPLALRVLGSSLRGRSVVVWESALKKLEAIPNNDVLETLAVSFESLQDDLDKKLFLHIACFFVGKDKDYIVKVLDECELYPTVGIHSLVDRCFITIDDGNKLKMHQLIQDMAKEIIRKESPEEPGRRSLLCHEKDSHYVLTTKTGTDRIQGLILDMDMVMEENSQGTNFNVNNRKRHHVQDNPERSILPYQGNAPKRHRIGFFSWQPIATALTKLFLVPDEVNLTTDAFSMMHNLKLLKLNYVQVGGSYYEFPKEVRWLCWHGFALKYIPSDFPLESLVSLDMQKSSLKQLWKGTKSLRSLKFLNLSYSYSLTTTPDFSGLPSLERLALKYCTSLVKVHESIGDLEKLVYLNLRSCEKLSVLPRGISCLKSLEKLILSGCSMLQRLPMELEKMESLTVLRADGTAVNQSCFATRKGDSWRELFWSTVPKPSKNVDLPLFSLPCTLVKLRLGECGLSDNTMPKDFSGLPSLLEMDLSLNPITSLSDSIKSLTMLKSLFLDKCTSLQSLPELPSSLKEIIISECKSLKRMVMASSMLISMDFKLLDGCNRLTNIDGLFKLELIGNFDAKIIDKLGFVNLESMGTVEVELCNQLTSTRQKLPLQGLLEFGIFSTFLPGSRVPDSFSYKSTGSFTSFTVPWFFNLKILGLRLCVAYLHSDRHKDGRFYEFYMKITNNTKGLEWTYGPTFYGNEPEDILWLSHWSVRNQFQGGDEVNVSMVVGYGFQVRELGIDVMYDQEQSSSQSDGEKDVIQHRTCSFYQNVLDGDLSLYQRREGVYVLSHYGLYPEFYTCQDSPDERWDDPTVYDPSIWRPIFSPGEEEEDEENEDSDEDF; encoded by the exons ATGGCTGCTACAACAGATCAGGCTGCCTCTTCTTCCATGTCTCAGTGTGCTTATCATGTGTTCTTGAGTTTTAGAGGCAAAGACATCCGCAAGACTTTTATTGACCACCTCCATACAGCCTTGGAGCAAGCAGGAATACACTCTTTTAGAGATGATGATGaaattgagaaaggagaagataTTGAGTCAGAGCTTAGGAGAGCAATACAACAATCAAGGGTTTCGGTAATTGTTTTCTCAAAAAACTATGCTTCTTCAGGATGGTGCCTTGACGAACTTGTGAATATTCTCCAACAAAGGAAGACCACTGGGCAGGTTGTCTTGCCCGTTTTCTATGATGCGGATCCATCCCATGTCATGAACCAGACTGGGAC CTTTGGAGAAGCATTTGCTAGACATGAAGAGGAAGCCAACGCGGAAACtgatgaaagaaaaaaggaatggATGGACAGAGTGAAGAGATGGAAGGAAGCTCTCGTAGAAGTTGTAAATCTAGGCGAAAAGATCCTACAGAGTAATTCTTTTGA GCACGAATCGCTGTTCATCCAGGAAATTGTTCAAGAGATAGGGAAGAAATTGAATCGCACAGTTTTCATGGTTGCCCAATATCCAGTTGGCCTAGATCGCCGGgtcaaaaaaatcaatttgtgGTTACAAGATGGGTCAAGTGATGCTGTCATAGGGGTAATACATGGGATGGGAGGAATGGGGAAAACAACCATTGCCAAAACCATTTATAACTTAAactttgaaagatttaaatataGAAGTTTTCTTGCTGATATCAGAGAAGCTTCAAAGCGACCAAATGGTTTGGTTCGTTTACAAACTCAACTTCTTGAAGATATTTTGAAGGGGAGGAAGCAAAAGATACAGAGTGTTGATGATGGAATCATTAAGATGAAAAATGCTATATGTGGTAGAAAGGTTTTCATTGTTCTTGATGATGTGGATCAATTAGATCAATTAAATGCAGTATTTGGAATGCAAGACTGGCTTTACCCTGGAAGCAAAGTTATCGTAACCACTAGAAACGAGAGGTTGATAAAGGCTCATGGAACATGCAAGATGTTTAAGGTTGATCAAATGGATAATAAAGAATCATTTGATCTTTTTTGCTGGCATGCTTTTGGCAAAGCCCGTCCAGATGAGGGCTACATGGAACTATCACTTAATGTACTGCAGTACTGTGGGGGGATTCCTTTAGCCCTTCGAGTGTTGGGTTCCTCTCTCCGCGGCAGAAGTGTAGTGGTGTGGGAAAGTGCATTGAAAAAATTGGAAGCAATCCCTAATAATGATGTCCTAGAAACACTAGCAGTAAGCTTTGAGTCTCTGCAAGATGATCTGGACAAGAAACTTTTCCTACATATTGCTTGTTTCTTTGTTGGAAAGGACAAGGACTACATAGTTAAGGTGCTAGATGAATGTGAACTCTACCCAACAGTTGGAATTCATAGCCTTGTGGATAGATGTTTCATTACAATTGATGATGGCAATAAGTTGAAGATGCATCAATTAATCCAAGACATGGCAAAGGAAATTATACGGAAAGAATCACCTGAAGAGCCAGGGAGAAGGAGCTTATTGTGCCATGAAAAGGATTCTCATTATGTATTGACtacaaaaact GGCACAGACAGGATTCAAGGCCTCATCCTCGACATGGATATGGTAATGGAAGAAAATTCCCAGGGGACAAATTTTAATGTCAACAATAGAAAAAGACATCACGTGCAAGATAATCCAGAGCGTTCCATTTTGCCATACCAGGGCAATGCACCAAAACGGCATCGAATTGGCTTCTTCTCCTGGCAACCGATAGCTACTGCATTAACTAAATTATTTCTTGTACCTGATGAAGTGAACTTGACTACTGATGCCTTTTCCATGATGCATAACCTGAAACTACTTAAGCTTAATTACGTGCAAGTCGGTGGAAGCTATTACGAGTTCCCCAAAGAGGTGAGATGGTTGTGTTGGCATGGATTTGCTTTGAAATATATACCTAGTGATTTTCCTTTGGAGAGCCTAGTTTCACTTGACATGCAAAAGAGCAGCTTGAAGCAACTCTGGAAGGGAACCAAG TCTCTTAGATCGTTGAAATTTCTGAACCTCAGCTATTCCTATAGCCTTACCACAACCCCTGACTTCTCAGGGCTCCCTAGTCTCGAGAGACTAGCGCTCAAGTATTGCACAAGTTTGGTAAAGGTTCATGAATCCATTGGAGACCTAGAGAAACTTGTTTATTTAAATCTTAGAAGCTGTGAAAAACTTAGTGTGCTTCCAAGAGGAATTAGTTGCCTAAAATCACTTGAGAAACTCATTCTGTCCGGTTGCTCAATGCTTCAAAGGTTGCCTATGGAGCTTGAGAAGATGGAGTCTTTGACCGTGTTACGTGCTGATGGGACGGCTGTAAATCAATCATGCTTTGCCACTAGAAAGGGTGATTCATGGCGTGAGCTCTTCTGGTCAACGGTACCAAAGCCAAGCAAGAATGTGGATTTACCATTGTTTTCTTTACCTTGCACTTTAGTAAAGCTAAGACTTGGCGAGTGCGGTCTGTCAGATAACACCATGCCAAAGGACTTCAGTGGCCTACCATCATTGTTGGAAATGGATCTAAGCCTAAACCCAATTACTAGCTTGTCAGATAGCATCAAAAGCCTTACTATGCTCAAGTCCCTCTTTTTAGATAAATGCACGAGTCTCCAGTCACTTCCGGAGCTCCCATCGAGTTTAAAGGAAATTATTATATCTGAATGCAAATCACTGAAAAGAATGGTAATGGCTTCTAGCATGTTGATATCAATGGACTTCAAGCTTCTAGATGGTTGCAACAGACTAACTAACATTGATGGCTTGTTCAAGTTGGAACTCATCGGAAACTTTGATGCAAAGATCATCGACAAGTTGGGCTTTGTTAACTTGGAATCCATGGGAACCGTTGAGGTGGAATTATGCAACCAGTTGACTTCCACTAGACAGAAACTTCCCCTCCAG GGGCTCTTGGAATTTGGTATATTCAGCACTTTCCTTCCTGGGAGCAGGGTTCCAGATTCGTTTAGCTATAAGAGTACTGGATCCTTCACATCTTTTACTGTCCCTTGGTTTTTTAATCTCAAGATCCTAGGCTTGAGGTTATGCGTTGCTTATTTACATTCTGACCGTCACAAAGATGGGCGGTTTTATGAGTTTTATATGAAAATCACCAATAACACCAAGGGCTTAGAGTGGACTTATGGTCCAACTTTCTATGGCAATGAACCAGAAGATATACTATGGCTAAGCCACTGGAGTGTCAGGAATCAGTTTCAAGGTGGTGATGAGGTGAATGTTTCAATGGTTGTGGGGTATGGTTTTCAGGTGAGAGAGTTGGGAATTGACGTTATGTATGATCAAGAACAGAGTTCGAGCCAATCCGATGGCGAAAAGGATGTAATCCAACATAGAACCTGTTCTTTTTATCAGAATGTCCTGGATGGAGATCTATCACTATATCAGAGGCGCGAAGGGGTGTATGTTCTCAGCCACTATGGTCTCTATCCTGAGTTCTATACCTGTCAAGACTCTCCAGATGAACGCTGGGACGACCCTACAGTGTATGACCCTTCAATTTGGCGTCCAATTTTTTCTCCAG gtgaagaagaagaggatgaagaaaatgaggacaGTGATGAGGATTTTTGA
- the LOC127801393 gene encoding disease resistance protein RPV1-like isoform X7, whose protein sequence is MAATTDQAASSSMSQCAYHVFLSFRGKDIRKTFIDHLHTALEQAGIHSFRDDDEIEKGEDIESELRRAIQQSRVSVIVFSKNYASSGWCLDELVNILQQRKTTGQVVLPVFYDADPSHVMNQTGTFGEAFARHEEEANMENDERKKEWMDRMKRWKEALTEVVNLGRKILQSNAFEHESLFTQEIVQEIGKKLNRTVFMVAQYPVGLDWRVEKINLWLQDGSSDAVIGVIHGMGGMGKTTIAKTIYNLNFERFKYRSFLADIREASKRPNGLVRLQTQLLEDILKGRKQKIQSIDDGIIKIKNAICGRKVFVVLDDVDQLDQLNAVFGMQDWLYPGSKIIITTRNERLIKARGTCKMFKVDQMDNKESFELFCWHAFGKARPDEGYMELSLNALQYCGGVPLALQVLGSSLHGRSVAVWESALKKLKAIPNNDVLETLAASFESLQDDLDKKLFLHIACFFVGKDKDYTVKVLDECELYPTVGIHSLVDRCLITIDDGRKLRMHQLIQDMAKEIIRKESPEEPGRRSFLCHEKDSCYVLSTKTGTDRIQGLILNMDMVMEENSPGTNFNVNNRKRHHVQDNPERSILPYQGNPPKRHQIDFFSWQPIATALTKLFPVPDEVNLSTDAFAMMHNLKLLKLNHVQVSGSYNEFPKEVRWLCWHGFALKYIPSDFPLESLVSLDMQKSSLKQLWKGTKLELIGNFDAQIIDKLGLVNLESMGTVEVELCNRLTSTRQKLPIQGLLEFGIFSTFLPGSRVPDSFSHKSTGSSTSFTVPWFFNLKILGLRLCVAYLHSDRHKGGRFYEFYMKITNNTKGLEWTYGPTFYGNEPEDILWLSHWSVRNQFQGGDEVNVSVVVGYGFQVRELGIDVMYDQEQSSSQSDGEKEVIQHRTCSVYGNVLDGDLSLYQLNEGAYVLCHHDLYHPFYSSEDFSDDESWGDPTVKDPSIWPPIFSTDEEEEGEEYEDSDEDF, encoded by the exons ATGGCTGCTACAACAGATCAGGCTGCCTCTTCTTCCATGTCTCAGTGTGCTTATCATGTGTTCTTGAGTTTTAGAGGCAAAGACATCCGCAAGACTTTTATTGACCACCTCCATACAGCCTTGGAGCAAGCAGGAATACACTCTTTTAGAGATGATGATGaaattgagaaaggagaagataTTGAGTCAGAGCTTAGGAGAGCAATACAACAATCAAGGGTTTCGGTAATTGTTTTCTCAAAAAACTATGCTTCTTCAGGATGGTGCCTTGACGAACTTGTGAATATTCTCCAACAAAGGAAGACCACTGGGCAGGTTGTCTTGCCCGTTTTCTATGATGCGGATCCATCCCATGTCATGAACCAGACTGGGACCTTTGGAGAAGCATTTGCTAGACATGAAGAGGAAGCAAACATGGAAaatgatgaaagaaaaaaggaatggATGGACAGAATGAAGAGGTGGAAGGAAGCTCTCACGGAAGTTGTAAATCTAGGCAGAAAGATCCTTCAGAGTAATGCTTTCGA GCACGAATCGCTGTTCACCCAGGAAATTGTTCAAGAGATAGGGAAGAAATTGAATCGCACAGTTTTCATGGTTGCCCAATATCCAGTTGGTCTAGATTGGCGAGTCGAAAAAATCAACTTGTGGTTACAAGATGGGTCAAGTGATGCTGTGATAGGGGTAATACATGGGATGGGAGGAATGGGGAAAACAACCATTGCCAAAACCATTTATAACTTAAactttgaaagatttaaatataGAAGTTTTCTTGCTGATATTAGAGAAGCTTCAAAGCGACCAAATGGCTTGGTTCGTTTACAAACTCAACTTCTTGAAGATATTTTGAAGGGGAGGAAGCAAAAGATACAGAGCATTGATGATGGAATCATTAAGATAAAAAATGCGATATGTGGTAGAAAGGTTTTCGTTGTTCTAGATGATGTAGATCAATTAGATCAATTAAATGCAGTATTTGGAATGCAAGACTGGCTTTACCCTGGAAGCAAAATCATCATAACGACTAGAAACGAGAGGTTGATAAAGGCTCGTGGAACATGCAAGATGTTTAAGGTTGATCAAATGGATAATAAAGAATCATTTGAACTCTTTTGCTGGCATGCTTTTGGCAAAGCTCGTCCTGATGAGGGCTATATGGAGCTATCACTTAATGCACTACAGTACTGTGGGGGGGTTCCTTTAGCCCTTCAAGTGTTGGGTTCCTCTCTCCATGGCAGAAGTGTAGCGGTGTGGGAAAGTgcattgaaaaaattgaaagcaaTCCCAAATAATGATGTCCTAGAAACACTAGCAGCAAGCTTTGAGTCTCTGCAAGATGATCTGGACAAGAAACTATTCCTACATATTGCTTGTTTCTTTGTTGGAAAGGACAAGGACTACACAGTTAAGGTATTAGATGAATGTGAACTCTACCCAACAGTTGGAATTCATAGCCTTGTGGATAGATGTTTAATTACAATTGATGATGGCCGTAAGTTGAGGATGCATCAATTAATCCAAGACATGGCAAAGGAAATTATACGGAAAGAATCACCTGAAGAGCCAGGGAGAAGGAGCTTCTTGTGCCATGAAAAGGATTCTTGTTATGTATTGAGTACAAAAACT GGCACAGACAGGATTCAAGGACTCATCCTCAACATGGATATGGTAATGGAAGAAAATTCTCCGGGGACAAACTTTAATGTTAACAATAGAAAAAGACACCATGTGCAAGATAATCCAGAGCGTTCCATTTTGCCATACCAGGGGAATCCACCAAAACGGCATCAAATTGACTTCTTCTCCTGGCAACCGATAGCTACTGCATTAACTAAATTATTTCCTGTACCAGATGAAGTGAACTTGTCAACTGATGCCTTTGCTATGATGCATAATCTGAAACTACTTAAGCTTAATCACGTGCAAGTCAGTGGAAGCTATAACGAGTTCCCCAAAGAGGTGAGATGGTTGTGTTGGCATGGATTTGCTTTGAAATATATACCTAGTGATTTTCCTTTGGAGAGCCTGGTTTCACTTGACATGCAAAAGAGCAGCTTGAAGCAACTCTGGAAGGGAACCAAG TTGGAACTCATCGGAAACTTTGATGCACAAATCATCGACAAGTTGGGCTTGGTTAACTTGGAATCCATGGGAACTGTTGAGGTGGAATTATGCAACCGGTTAACTTCCACTAGACAGAAACTTCCCATCCAG GGGCTCTTGGAATTTGGTATATTCAGCACTTTCCTTCCTGGGAGCAGGGTTCCAGATTCGTTCAGCCATAAGAGTACTGGATCCTCCACATCTTTTACTGTCCCTTGGTTTTTTAATCTCAAGATCCTAGGCTTGAGGTTATGCGTTGCTTATTTACATTCTGACCGTCACAAAGGTGGGCGGTTTTATGAGTTTTATATGAAAATCACCAATAACACCAAGGGCTTAGAGTGGACTTATGGTCCAACTTTCTATGGCAATGAACCAGAAGATATACTATGGCTAAGCCACTGGAGTGTCAGGAATCAGTTTCAAGGTGGTGATGAGGTGAATGTTTCAGTGGTTGTGGGGTATGGTTTTCAGGTGAGAGAGTTGGGAATTGACGTTATGTATGATCAAGAACAGAGTTCGAGCCAATCCGATGGCGAAAAGGAAGTAATCCAACATAGAACCTGTTCTGTTTATGGGAATGTCCTCGATGGAGATTTATCACTATATCAGTTGAACGAAGGTGCGTATGTTCTCTGCCACCATGATCTATATCACCCGTTCTATTCCAGTGAAGACTTTTCAGATGATGAAAGCTGGGGCGACCCCACTGTGAAAGACCCTTCAATTTGGCCTCCAATTTTTTCTACAG atgaagaagaagagggtgaAGAATATGAGGACAGTGATGAGGATTTTTGA
- the LOC127801393 gene encoding disease resistance protein RPV1-like isoform X3, whose product MAATTDQAASSSMSQCAYHVFLSFRGKDIRKTFIDHLHTALEQAGIHSFRDDDEIEKGEDIESELGRAIQQSRVSVIVFSKNYASSGWCLDELVNILVRRKTSGQVVLPVFYDADPAHVMNQTGTFGEAFARHEEEANAETDERKKEWMDRVKRWKEALVEVVNLGEKILQSNSFEHESLFIQEIVQEIGKKLNRTVFMVAQYPVGLDRRVKKINLWLQDGSSDAVIGVIHGMGGMGKTTIAKTIYNLNFERFKYRSFLADIREASKRPNGLVRLQTQLLEDILKGRKQKIQSVDDGIIKMKNAICGRKVFIVLDDVDQLDQLNAVFGMQDWLYPGSKVIVTTRNERLIKAHGTCKMFKVDQMDNKESFDLFCWHAFGKARPDEGYMELSLNVLQYCGGIPLALRVLGSSLRGRSVVVWESALKKLEAIPNNDVLETLAVSFESLQDDLDKKLFLHIACFFVGKDKDYIVKVLDECELYPTVGIHSLVDRCFITIDDGNKLKMHQLIQDMAKEIIRKESPEEPGRRSLLCHEKDSHYVLTTKTGTDRIQGLILDMDMVMEENSQGTNFNVNNRKRHHVQDNPERSILPYQGNAPKRHRIGFFSWQPIATALTKLFLVPDEVNLTTDAFSMMHNLKLLKLNYVQVGGSYYEFPKEVRWLCWHGFALKYIPSDFPLESLVSLDMQKSSLKQLWKGTKSLRSLKFLNLSYSYSLTTTPDFSGLPSLERLALKYCTSLVKVHESIGDLEKLVYLNLRSCEKLSVLPRGISCLKSLEKLILSGCSMLQRLPMELEKMESLTVLRADGTAVNQSCFATRKGDSWRELFWSTVPKPSKNVDLPLFSLPCTLVKLRLGECGLSDNTMPKDFSGLPSLLEMDLSLNPITSLSDSIKSLTMLKSLFLDKCTSLQSLPELPSSLKEIIISECKSLKRMVMASSMLISMDFKLLDGCNRLTNIDGLFKLELIGNFDAKIIDKLGFVNLESMGTVEVELCNQLTSTRQKLPLQGLLEFGIFSTFLPGSRVPDSFSYKSTGSFTSFTVPWFFNLKILGLRLCVAYLHSDRHKDGRFYEFYMKITNNTKGLEWTYGPTFYGNEPEDILWLSHWSVRNQFQGGDEVNVSMVVGYGFQVRELGIDVMYDQEQSSSQSDGEKDVIQHRTCSFYQNVLDGDLSLYQRREGVYVLSHYGLYPEFYTCQDSPDERWDDPTVYDPSIWRPIFSPGEEEEDEENEDSDEDF is encoded by the exons ATGGCTGCTACAACAGATCAGGCTGCCTCTTCTTCCATGTCTCAGTGTGCTTATCATGTGTTCTTGAGTTTTAGAGGCAAAGACATCCGCAAGACTTTTATTGACCACCTCCATACAGCCTTGGAGCAAGCAGGAATACACTCCTTTAGAGATGACGATGaaattgagaaaggagaagataTTGAGTCAGAGCTTGGGAGAGCAATACAACAATCAAGGGTTTCCGTGATTGTTTTCTCAAAAAACTATGCTTCTTCAGGATGGTGCCTTGACGAACTTGTGAATATTCTGGTACGAAGGAAGACCTCTGGGCAGGTTGTTTTGCCTGTTTTCTACGATGCGGATCCAGCCCATGTCATGAACCAGACTGGGACCTTTGGAGAAGCATTTGCTAGACATGAAGAGGAAGCCAACGCGGAAACtgatgaaagaaaaaaggaatggATGGACAGAGTGAAGAGATGGAAGGAAGCTCTCGTAGAAGTTGTAAATCTAGGCGAAAAGATCCTACAGAGTAATTCTTTTGA GCACGAATCGCTGTTCATCCAGGAAATTGTTCAAGAGATAGGGAAGAAATTGAATCGCACAGTTTTCATGGTTGCCCAATATCCAGTTGGCCTAGATCGCCGGgtcaaaaaaatcaatttgtgGTTACAAGATGGGTCAAGTGATGCTGTCATAGGGGTAATACATGGGATGGGAGGAATGGGGAAAACAACCATTGCCAAAACCATTTATAACTTAAactttgaaagatttaaatataGAAGTTTTCTTGCTGATATCAGAGAAGCTTCAAAGCGACCAAATGGTTTGGTTCGTTTACAAACTCAACTTCTTGAAGATATTTTGAAGGGGAGGAAGCAAAAGATACAGAGTGTTGATGATGGAATCATTAAGATGAAAAATGCTATATGTGGTAGAAAGGTTTTCATTGTTCTTGATGATGTGGATCAATTAGATCAATTAAATGCAGTATTTGGAATGCAAGACTGGCTTTACCCTGGAAGCAAAGTTATCGTAACCACTAGAAACGAGAGGTTGATAAAGGCTCATGGAACATGCAAGATGTTTAAGGTTGATCAAATGGATAATAAAGAATCATTTGATCTTTTTTGCTGGCATGCTTTTGGCAAAGCCCGTCCAGATGAGGGCTACATGGAACTATCACTTAATGTACTGCAGTACTGTGGGGGGATTCCTTTAGCCCTTCGAGTGTTGGGTTCCTCTCTCCGCGGCAGAAGTGTAGTGGTGTGGGAAAGTGCATTGAAAAAATTGGAAGCAATCCCTAATAATGATGTCCTAGAAACACTAGCAGTAAGCTTTGAGTCTCTGCAAGATGATCTGGACAAGAAACTTTTCCTACATATTGCTTGTTTCTTTGTTGGAAAGGACAAGGACTACATAGTTAAGGTGCTAGATGAATGTGAACTCTACCCAACAGTTGGAATTCATAGCCTTGTGGATAGATGTTTCATTACAATTGATGATGGCAATAAGTTGAAGATGCATCAATTAATCCAAGACATGGCAAAGGAAATTATACGGAAAGAATCACCTGAAGAGCCAGGGAGAAGGAGCTTATTGTGCCATGAAAAGGATTCTCATTATGTATTGACtacaaaaact GGCACAGACAGGATTCAAGGCCTCATCCTCGACATGGATATGGTAATGGAAGAAAATTCCCAGGGGACAAATTTTAATGTCAACAATAGAAAAAGACATCACGTGCAAGATAATCCAGAGCGTTCCATTTTGCCATACCAGGGCAATGCACCAAAACGGCATCGAATTGGCTTCTTCTCCTGGCAACCGATAGCTACTGCATTAACTAAATTATTTCTTGTACCTGATGAAGTGAACTTGACTACTGATGCCTTTTCCATGATGCATAACCTGAAACTACTTAAGCTTAATTACGTGCAAGTCGGTGGAAGCTATTACGAGTTCCCCAAAGAGGTGAGATGGTTGTGTTGGCATGGATTTGCTTTGAAATATATACCTAGTGATTTTCCTTTGGAGAGCCTAGTTTCACTTGACATGCAAAAGAGCAGCTTGAAGCAACTCTGGAAGGGAACCAAG TCTCTTAGATCGTTGAAATTTCTGAACCTCAGCTATTCCTATAGCCTTACCACAACCCCTGACTTCTCAGGGCTCCCTAGTCTCGAGAGACTAGCGCTCAAGTATTGCACAAGTTTGGTAAAGGTTCATGAATCCATTGGAGACCTAGAGAAACTTGTTTATTTAAATCTTAGAAGCTGTGAAAAACTTAGTGTGCTTCCAAGAGGAATTAGTTGCCTAAAATCACTTGAGAAACTCATTCTGTCCGGTTGCTCAATGCTTCAAAGGTTGCCTATGGAGCTTGAGAAGATGGAGTCTTTGACCGTGTTACGTGCTGATGGGACGGCTGTAAATCAATCATGCTTTGCCACTAGAAAGGGTGATTCATGGCGTGAGCTCTTCTGGTCAACGGTACCAAAGCCAAGCAAGAATGTGGATTTACCATTGTTTTCTTTACCTTGCACTTTAGTAAAGCTAAGACTTGGCGAGTGCGGTCTGTCAGATAACACCATGCCAAAGGACTTCAGTGGCCTACCATCATTGTTGGAAATGGATCTAAGCCTAAACCCAATTACTAGCTTGTCAGATAGCATCAAAAGCCTTACTATGCTCAAGTCCCTCTTTTTAGATAAATGCACGAGTCTCCAGTCACTTCCGGAGCTCCCATCGAGTTTAAAGGAAATTATTATATCTGAATGCAAATCACTGAAAAGAATGGTAATGGCTTCTAGCATGTTGATATCAATGGACTTCAAGCTTCTAGATGGTTGCAACAGACTAACTAACATTGATGGCTTGTTCAAGTTGGAACTCATCGGAAACTTTGATGCAAAGATCATCGACAAGTTGGGCTTTGTTAACTTGGAATCCATGGGAACCGTTGAGGTGGAATTATGCAACCAGTTGACTTCCACTAGACAGAAACTTCCCCTCCAG GGGCTCTTGGAATTTGGTATATTCAGCACTTTCCTTCCTGGGAGCAGGGTTCCAGATTCGTTTAGCTATAAGAGTACTGGATCCTTCACATCTTTTACTGTCCCTTGGTTTTTTAATCTCAAGATCCTAGGCTTGAGGTTATGCGTTGCTTATTTACATTCTGACCGTCACAAAGATGGGCGGTTTTATGAGTTTTATATGAAAATCACCAATAACACCAAGGGCTTAGAGTGGACTTATGGTCCAACTTTCTATGGCAATGAACCAGAAGATATACTATGGCTAAGCCACTGGAGTGTCAGGAATCAGTTTCAAGGTGGTGATGAGGTGAATGTTTCAATGGTTGTGGGGTATGGTTTTCAGGTGAGAGAGTTGGGAATTGACGTTATGTATGATCAAGAACAGAGTTCGAGCCAATCCGATGGCGAAAAGGATGTAATCCAACATAGAACCTGTTCTTTTTATCAGAATGTCCTGGATGGAGATCTATCACTATATCAGAGGCGCGAAGGGGTGTATGTTCTCAGCCACTATGGTCTCTATCCTGAGTTCTATACCTGTCAAGACTCTCCAGATGAACGCTGGGACGACCCTACAGTGTATGACCCTTCAATTTGGCGTCCAATTTTTTCTCCAG gtgaagaagaagaggatgaagaaaatgaggacaGTGATGAGGATTTTTGA